A stretch of DNA from Gimesia chilikensis:
TCAGCGGAAGCAGGTGGCATCCCGGTTGAAGTCACTGGGTTCTCCGCCCCGTTTCTATGGCGTCGTCAAGAATCAGAAAATGCCGGAAGTGCATCTGCTGGTGCGTGGCAATCCTGAAGCACCTGCTGAAGAAGTACTGGCTCCTGCTGCCCTCGCTTCACTACAGATGCTGGAGCCTGAACTGGGATCAACCAAGAGCAGTCAAGGCGAACGTCGTGCAGCACTGGCGGAGTGGATTACGCATCCGGACAATCCACTGACTAAGCGGGTGATCGTGAATCGACTCTGGCTCTGGCACTTTGGTCAGGGCATTGTGAAAACGCCGAGTGACTTCGGTTATGGAGGGGGACGGCCTTCTCATCCGGAACTGCTCGACTGGCTGGCAGGCGAACTGCAGCGACAGAACGGTTCATTAAAAGCGATGCAACGACTGATTCTGTTGAGCGATACCTATCGACAGCAGTCGCGGGCGGAAGCCGATCAGCGTGGCTACAAAGTGGATGCAGACAACCGTCTGCTCTGGCACCAGAATCCGCGACGCAGAGAAGCCGAAGCGATTCGCGATGCGGTACTGTTTGTGAGTGGTAAACTGAATCCGCAACGGGGCGGCCCCGGATTTGAAGATTTTCAATACCAGGATGCATACGCGCCGATCTACACGTATGTGACTGCGGATAAACCTGAATTGTGGAGACGTAGCATCTACCGTTATCGCGTGCGGACCACTCCCAACCGGTTTCTGACCACTCTCGACTGCCCCGATCCGGCGAACCTCACGGCCCGCAGATTGACAACGACCACGCCGCTGCAGTCACTGGCGTTGTATAACAATGATTTCATGTTAAGACAGGCCCGCTATTTCGCCGAACGGATCAACGAGGAAGCGGGTTCCCAAACCGACGATCAGGTTCAACGGGCCTTCCAGCTGGCACTGGGGCGAAAGCCGACCACGCAGGAAGCCACGCTGGCCAGTGAGTTCGTTACCCAACAGGACCTGTTTGCCCTTTGTCGCTCCCTCTTGAATTCGAATGAGTTTGTCTATGTCGATTAAACTTCAAATGAAACACTCGCTGTCGCAGCAGCCAGAAGTGTCATCAGTTGCACCGCTGTTCTCGCGTCGTCAGTTTCTGCAGACTGCGGGGGGCGGCTTCAGTGGCATGGTCTTAATGGCGATGCTGGCCGGAGAGACGAACGCAGAGCCGCACTATCCTGCCAAGGCGAAACGCGTGATTCAGATTTTCTGTCCGGGCGGAATGAGCCATGTCGATACCTTCGATTATAAACCGGCATTAGAGAAACGGGCGGGACAGCCCTTTGACCCGGACGGCAAGCTGCAGTTCTTCGCGTCGAAACCGGGCAACTGTCAGCCTGGTTTCTGGAAATTCCAGCGGCATGGGGAATCGGGCCTCTGGATGAGTGATCTGTTTCCCAAGCTGGCGAACTGCATCGACGACATGTCGTTTATCTATTCGATGCACAGCAAAACGGCCCTGCATGGTCCCGCCTGTTTCATGATGAATACGGGATTCACGCTGCCCGGCTTTCCGAGCATGGGAGCCTGGGTGACTTATGGTCTGGGGAGTGAAGCGGAAGATCTGCCCGCATTCGTCGTACTCCCCGATCCACGGGGACTGCCTCCCGGCGGTATCATCAACTGGGGCGCCGGATTTCTGCCCGCGGTGCACCAGGCGACGACACTCGATACATCTAATCCCCGGCAGCCGATTGCCGACCTCTTTCCGCCGGACGAGTTCGCTGCGCAGACCAAACAGAGTGAACAGCCGGGACTCGACTTTCTCCAGAAACTGAATCGCCTGCATCAGCAGCCCCGCTCCGGGAACAGCGAACTGGATGCGCGAATCAAAGCGTATGAGATGGCAGCCCGCCTGCAGTTAAGTGCACCAGAGGTGACCGACCTCGCTTCCGAGACGACCGCGACCCGCGATCTGTATGAAGTGGATCATCCTGAAATCGGTCCCTTTGGACGACAGTGTCTGCTGGCGCGGAGACTGGCGGAACGGGGCGTGCGGTTCGTGCAGATTTATTGCGGTGCGGAGAATACGACGGCCAAGAAGATTCGTCCGAACTGGGACAGCCACGAAGACCTGGTCCGCGACCACGGATACTGGGGCGCTGTGCTCGATACCGGAGCTGCAGCGTTACTGCAGGATCTGAAACAGCGGGGCATGCTGGATGATACGCTCGTTATCTGTACCACCGAGTTTGGTCGACAACCCGCGGGCCAGGGAAAACAGAGCAAGGGTCGCGATCATAACGCGGGTGCCTTTACGTCCTGGCTGGCGGGCGGCGGCATCAAAGGGGGCGTCGGTTATGGGGCCACCGATGAGCTGGGGTTCAAAGCGGTCGACTCGCCGGCGTATAGTTACGATCTGCACGCCACGGCCCTGCATCTGTTGGGGATCGATCATACAAAACTGACGTTTTATCATAACGGAATCGAACGTCGCCTGACCGACGTGCATGGTCACGTCATTCAGGAACTGCTGACCTGATGTATTTTTGTCTTGAATGAACTGCTCTTTTGCACTAGAATCTAAATATAGTTAAGTAAATCGCCGCGCTTACCTGAAACCTCACTCCCACCTGCCTGCATCAATATGAATTTCAAGCGATGTGCTCTACTCCTGTTTCTGCTCCTGCTGAGCTCCTTTTCTGCACAAACCGGCTCCGCTGAAGAGAAAAAAACGCCCGTTTTCGAATCGGATATTCAGCCCATTTTTTCCGCCAGGTGCGGCAAATGTCACTGGGATAAGGTCCGTAAGGGGGGACTGGATCTCTCCCGCATCGAAGGTCTGCATAAAGGGGGCGAATCGGGGGGATCATCGCTGGCGGAATCTGTCGATGAGAGCCTGTTGTGGATTATGATCGATGGAGGCGGCATGCCTCCCGACGATTCACCGCAGTTGACTGAAGACGAGCTGGCGCTGATCCGCAAATGGCTTGAAACGGGAGCCCAGGCAGAACAGCCGATTCAACTGGAAGAAGAAAAGCTCAACCAGCACGATGTGCTGCCGATTGTCTTACTGCGGTGCACCGCCTGTCATGGCGCGGCACTCAAACGGGGCGGCCTCGATCTGCGCACGCCGGCCAGCATGCAGAAAGGGGGCGAACATGGTCCCGCTTTTGTCGCAGGCAAACCGGAAGAGAGCCTGATGATCAAGCGGATTGAAAGCCAGGCCTGTCCGCCGCGTGAGCTACTGCTGAAATTCTTTGTCCGCAGACCACCGGAATCGGAAGTCGAGAAACTGAAGAACTGGATTGCCGCTGGTGCACCGGTGGCTGATATCACTCCTGACGTGGCCACCACGGGGCCGGATCCCCTGGTGACTGCAGAAGATCGCGAGCACTGGGCCTTTCAACCACCCCAAGCTCCGCAAGGTGTGAAGTCCATCGATGAGCTGATCCAGAAACAACTCAAGGCACACGAACTGGATTTTTCCCCGGAAGCGGACCGCGACACTTTAATTCGCCGTGCCTATGTCGATCTGATCGGCATGCCCCCTGCCGTCGAAGAGTGGAAGTACTGGCGATCCAGCGACGATCCGCACTGGTATCAGACAATGATCGATCAGTTACTGGCGTCACCGCACTATGGAGAACGCTGGGGACGTTACTGGCTGGATGTCGCCGGCTATGCTGATTCTGAAGGGGGTGTCTCCTCGGATCCACTGCGGGCCGTTGCCTGGAAGTACCGCGATTACGTCATCGACGCCTTTAATAAAGACAAACCTTACGATCGCTTTCTGCTGGAACAGATCGCCGGCGATGAACTGATTGATGTGCAGAAAGCTCCCGAAGTTACCCAGGAAATGGTCGACAACCTGGTCGCCACCGGATTCCTGCGAATGGGCATCGACCAGACCGGTTCCCGCACGATGAACTTCGTCCCGGAACGACTGGGAGTCATCGACGACGCGATTAACGTCATGGGCTCAGGGGTCATGGGGCTGACCATGGAATGTGCCCGCTGTCATTCGCATAAGTATGATCCAATTCCCCACCGTGATTATTACCGGTTCAAAGCGGTTTTCCAGGGAGCACTGGACGAATACGACTGGCTCACCTTCAAGAATCGTTCGCTGGAGCTGGGCACCCCGGAACAGAAACAACGGGTCAAACAGACCAACCCGGTCCTCAATAAAGAACTGAAGCAGCTCGCTGCCCAGCGCAGAAAAGCGGAAGCAGATCTGCAGCTGGAACTGCTCAAGCAGCATTATCCGGAGCAGAGTGAAGACGATCGCCAGAAAACGCTGCGGGCCCTGAAAATCGCCGATAATAACCGGACGCAGGAACAGCGGATCCTGGTCGAAAAGCTGAGAACCGCTGAGCTCATGCCGGAGACGGCCTGGAATGACGCGGTGCAGGCAGCCAAACAGCGACTGAAGGAGACCGATCAGGAGACAGCACGCGTGCAGGCGAAGATGGAACCGCCGTTGACGATTCGTGCACTCTGGGATCGCGGACGTCCTTCCCCCACGTATATCCTGAGACGCGGAGAACACGCGCAACCGGGCGAACTGGTAGGTCCGGGCGCACCTGCGGTGCTGGATCCACCGGGAACGCCGTTCGTCGTCAAGCCCCCCTTCCCCGAGGGCACTCCGAAAACCGGTCGTCGTCTGGCACTGGCCCGCTGGTTGACGCGGGACGATCATCCACTGACCGCGCGGGTCATGGTAAACCGCATCTGGTATCACCATTTCGGAACCGGTCTGGTCAAATCGCTGGAGAATTTCGGTGTCAAAGGGGAACGTCCTTCACATCCCGAACTGTTGGACTGGTTAGCCGTCCGCTTCGTCGAAGAGGGCTGGAGTATCAAAGAACTGCACCGCCTGATTATGAACTCCCGAACCTATCGCCAGTCGAGTCAGATTACTGACGCGATTCAGAAACACGATCCCCAGAATCGTCTGCTGTCACATTTCCCGCTGCAGCGGATGAATGCGGAAGCACTCCGCGATTCCCTGCTGTTTATATCCGGTAAACTGGATGACAATGCCGGCGGTCCTCCCGATTCAGTCAGCGTCGATCAGAATGGTCTGGTAAGCGCAAACGCGACCGCCGAGGGGGGCTGGAGACGCAGTATCTATCTGCAATACCGACGCACCCAGATTCCGACGATGCTGGACACCTTCGATTATCCCGAAATGGGGCCCAACTGTGTCACGCGGAGTATTTCTACGGTATCGCCCCAGTCACTGATGCTGATGAACAATGAACGGGTTCGCGATCTGGCAGTGGCCTTTGCGGACCGGGTTCAGCAGACGCTGGCGAAACAGAACCTGGACTCCCCTGCAGCCAGCGTTGAGCTGGTTTACGAAATGGCTC
This window harbors:
- a CDS encoding DUF1501 domain-containing protein, which gives rise to MKHSLSQQPEVSSVAPLFSRRQFLQTAGGGFSGMVLMAMLAGETNAEPHYPAKAKRVIQIFCPGGMSHVDTFDYKPALEKRAGQPFDPDGKLQFFASKPGNCQPGFWKFQRHGESGLWMSDLFPKLANCIDDMSFIYSMHSKTALHGPACFMMNTGFTLPGFPSMGAWVTYGLGSEAEDLPAFVVLPDPRGLPPGGIINWGAGFLPAVHQATTLDTSNPRQPIADLFPPDEFAAQTKQSEQPGLDFLQKLNRLHQQPRSGNSELDARIKAYEMAARLQLSAPEVTDLASETTATRDLYEVDHPEIGPFGRQCLLARRLAERGVRFVQIYCGAENTTAKKIRPNWDSHEDLVRDHGYWGAVLDTGAAALLQDLKQRGMLDDTLVICTTEFGRQPAGQGKQSKGRDHNAGAFTSWLAGGGIKGGVGYGATDELGFKAVDSPAYSYDLHATALHLLGIDHTKLTFYHNGIERRLTDVHGHVIQELLT
- a CDS encoding DUF1553 domain-containing protein, with the protein product MNFKRCALLLFLLLLSSFSAQTGSAEEKKTPVFESDIQPIFSARCGKCHWDKVRKGGLDLSRIEGLHKGGESGGSSLAESVDESLLWIMIDGGGMPPDDSPQLTEDELALIRKWLETGAQAEQPIQLEEEKLNQHDVLPIVLLRCTACHGAALKRGGLDLRTPASMQKGGEHGPAFVAGKPEESLMIKRIESQACPPRELLLKFFVRRPPESEVEKLKNWIAAGAPVADITPDVATTGPDPLVTAEDREHWAFQPPQAPQGVKSIDELIQKQLKAHELDFSPEADRDTLIRRAYVDLIGMPPAVEEWKYWRSSDDPHWYQTMIDQLLASPHYGERWGRYWLDVAGYADSEGGVSSDPLRAVAWKYRDYVIDAFNKDKPYDRFLLEQIAGDELIDVQKAPEVTQEMVDNLVATGFLRMGIDQTGSRTMNFVPERLGVIDDAINVMGSGVMGLTMECARCHSHKYDPIPHRDYYRFKAVFQGALDEYDWLTFKNRSLELGTPEQKQRVKQTNPVLNKELKQLAAQRRKAEADLQLELLKQHYPEQSEDDRQKTLRALKIADNNRTQEQRILVEKLRTAELMPETAWNDAVQAAKQRLKETDQETARVQAKMEPPLTIRALWDRGRPSPTYILRRGEHAQPGELVGPGAPAVLDPPGTPFVVKPPFPEGTPKTGRRLALARWLTRDDHPLTARVMVNRIWYHHFGTGLVKSLENFGVKGERPSHPELLDWLAVRFVEEGWSIKELHRLIMNSRTYRQSSQITDAIQKHDPQNRLLSHFPLQRMNAEALRDSLLFISGKLDDNAGGPPDSVSVDQNGLVSANATAEGGWRRSIYLQYRRTQIPTMLDTFDYPEMGPNCVTRSISTVSPQSLMLMNNERVRDLAVAFADRVQQTLAKQNLDSPAASVELVYEMALCRPPSETERKLGVATLKELETSWNENSQAALETYCHTILNSAAFLYID